One window of the Sphaerochaeta associata genome contains the following:
- the istA gene encoding IS21 family transposase, which yields MSQINCIRDLRKEGYSVARIAREVSVDEKTARKYLCMEDFSPKPPQKKEGLPSKLDPYKPQIDGWLSNDEKENSKQRHTAQRVYDRLVELHPEFGCSYPTVSRYVRKTRAQRSSYRACQELVWHPGEAQGDFGEADCYERGVKQRKHYLVCVFPNSNADFPQMFNGETSECICQGFQDVFEFIGGVFPLVVIDNATGAGRRIGQEIREAKLFAQFRAHYGFSIRFCSPGSGWEKGCVENKIGTVRRNRFVPLPEFDDLQQYNKGLLEQATSFQGNTHYKKNTIIGELFEQDREALLPLPRHRFDVCRYVYAKADGYGKVEIDGNHHYSTRPEYRGSEVLVGIRAHTVDIYDEKRKILVSHVRKFGKERSDSVDPRTSMAVLMRNVGAWPNSGVREMVSSPVRDYLDALDRESLKDALRTMNLLSERYSFERALDAFDLVLRNPGNAPFSDAMVFAARMAEFGDQTDLDAGPDLSLYDQLLEQRRVQP from the coding sequence ATGTCCCAAATCAATTGTATCAGAGATTTGAGGAAAGAGGGATACTCAGTGGCAAGGATTGCCAGGGAAGTATCGGTCGATGAGAAGACGGCGAGGAAGTACCTCTGCATGGAAGACTTCTCACCGAAGCCGCCTCAAAAGAAGGAGGGGTTGCCCAGCAAGCTGGACCCCTACAAGCCGCAGATAGACGGATGGCTTTCCAACGATGAAAAGGAGAATTCGAAACAGCGCCATACCGCCCAGCGCGTCTATGACAGGTTGGTGGAGCTGCATCCGGAATTCGGTTGCTCCTACCCAACGGTATCGCGGTATGTGAGGAAAACACGTGCACAACGCTCGAGTTACAGGGCCTGCCAGGAGCTGGTATGGCATCCGGGTGAGGCCCAGGGGGACTTCGGCGAGGCGGACTGCTATGAAAGAGGCGTCAAGCAGCGCAAGCATTATCTTGTCTGCGTGTTTCCGAATTCAAATGCGGATTTTCCCCAGATGTTCAACGGAGAGACCAGCGAATGCATCTGCCAGGGCTTTCAGGACGTCTTTGAGTTCATCGGCGGAGTCTTCCCCCTGGTTGTGATAGACAATGCCACCGGAGCAGGTCGTCGCATCGGGCAGGAGATACGGGAAGCGAAGCTCTTCGCCCAATTCAGGGCTCACTACGGCTTCTCCATACGATTCTGCAGTCCGGGTAGTGGATGGGAAAAGGGGTGCGTCGAGAATAAAATCGGCACGGTCCGCAGGAACCGGTTCGTTCCCCTGCCCGAGTTCGACGACCTGCAGCAATACAACAAGGGCTTGCTGGAGCAGGCGACGAGCTTTCAGGGAAATACCCATTACAAGAAGAACACAATCATAGGCGAGCTTTTCGAACAGGACCGCGAGGCACTGCTGCCGCTGCCCCGACACCGTTTTGATGTCTGTCGGTATGTGTACGCCAAGGCCGACGGGTACGGGAAGGTGGAGATTGACGGCAACCACCATTACTCAACCCGTCCCGAATACCGGGGAAGCGAAGTGCTGGTGGGCATCCGGGCCCACACCGTCGACATCTATGACGAGAAGCGCAAGATCCTGGTGAGCCACGTCCGCAAATTCGGCAAGGAGCGGTCCGACAGCGTCGACCCAAGAACCTCCATGGCCGTACTCATGAGAAATGTGGGAGCGTGGCCCAACAGCGGTGTGAGGGAGATGGTGTCCTCCCCCGTACGCGATTATCTCGATGCGCTGGACAGGGAATCGCTGAAGGATGCCCTGCGAACGATGAACCTGCTGAGCGAGCGCTACAGCTTCGAAAGAGCACTTGATGCGTTCGACCTGGTGCTGAGGAACCCCGGCAACGCCCCGTTCAGCGATGCAATGGTGTTTGCGGCGAGGATGGCGGAGTTCGGGGACCAAACCGACCTGGACGCCGGTCCCGACCTTTCGTTGTACGACCAGCTTCTGGAACAACGGAGGGTGCAGCCATGA
- a CDS encoding YifB family Mg chelatase-like AAA ATPase → MASVIRSLGITGISGYPLSVEVAIIAGLQTTTIVGLGDSAVKEAKDRMEACTEEMGYAYPTRKVVVNLSPSDIKKRGAYLDLPMLIGMLVESGQVKPRKKGWDEIAFVGGISTTGSLVGFDGVLPMAIQARKLGWNHLIVPLDCADEASLVTGLSIIACSTVSQVVAYLEERLHIPDHQRSPLANENKGRGKDGDYSDVVGHEEILPYLAAAVAGNHNLLLVGVPGCGKSLMAKLLPTILPPMSEEEILEVSSIYSIAGELDGHELKSTRPFRSPHYNMSSHALIGGGPYAKPGEVTLAHRGILFLDELPEFGRKTLESLRLPLEDKKVTISRVSQTNRYPSDFMLVAAMNPCPCGYAGTSKCECTPYTIKTYRQRISGPILDRIDMQKYVGRVDFSDGHLMSGTISSASLRNTVMLTRERQRHRFRKAGEGITTNSEMNSTQMRKYCILDDECAALLQKTYERDSLSVRARYKTIKLARTFADIDASERIQKTHLLKALFSRDLEREMRHA, encoded by the coding sequence ATGGCCTCAGTGATCAGGAGCTTGGGAATTACAGGCATCAGCGGGTACCCGCTTTCAGTGGAAGTGGCGATCATCGCAGGCCTTCAGACAACCACCATCGTCGGGTTGGGGGACAGTGCCGTCAAGGAGGCCAAGGACAGGATGGAAGCCTGCACCGAAGAGATGGGATATGCCTACCCGACCAGGAAAGTCGTGGTCAACCTCAGTCCCAGCGACATCAAGAAGCGGGGTGCATACCTCGATCTTCCCATGCTCATCGGCATGCTTGTGGAATCGGGGCAAGTCAAGCCAAGGAAGAAGGGGTGGGATGAAATTGCGTTTGTCGGAGGCATCAGCACCACTGGCTCTCTCGTCGGGTTCGACGGAGTGCTGCCCATGGCCATCCAAGCCCGCAAGCTTGGTTGGAATCACCTGATCGTCCCCCTCGATTGTGCCGATGAAGCCTCACTGGTAACAGGACTTTCCATCATCGCCTGCAGCACCGTCTCCCAGGTTGTCGCCTATCTGGAAGAACGGCTGCATATTCCCGATCACCAGCGCAGCCCTCTCGCCAATGAGAACAAGGGCCGGGGAAAGGACGGCGACTACAGCGACGTCGTCGGCCATGAGGAGATTCTCCCCTACCTTGCGGCAGCGGTGGCAGGCAACCACAATCTCCTGCTGGTAGGAGTTCCCGGTTGCGGCAAGTCACTGATGGCAAAGCTGCTTCCCACCATCCTCCCTCCCATGAGCGAAGAGGAAATCCTGGAGGTCTCCTCCATCTACAGCATCGCAGGGGAGCTTGACGGCCATGAGCTGAAGAGTACACGACCCTTTCGTTCGCCCCACTACAACATGTCCTCCCACGCCCTCATCGGCGGCGGTCCCTATGCAAAACCCGGGGAGGTTACCCTTGCCCATCGGGGTATTCTTTTTCTGGACGAGCTTCCCGAGTTCGGAAGAAAGACCCTTGAATCACTGCGACTGCCGCTTGAGGACAAGAAGGTGACCATCAGCCGCGTCAGCCAGACCAACCGATACCCCTCCGACTTCATGCTCGTCGCCGCGATGAATCCCTGCCCCTGCGGGTATGCAGGGACCAGTAAGTGCGAATGCACGCCTTATACCATCAAGACCTACCGTCAACGCATATCAGGGCCCATCCTCGACCGCATCGACATGCAGAAGTACGTAGGACGGGTGGATTTCAGCGACGGTCACCTCATGAGCGGAACCATCAGCTCGGCCTCCCTACGCAATACCGTGATGCTGACGCGTGAGCGCCAGCGTCATCGGTTCCGAAAGGCAGGTGAGGGAATAACCACGAATTCGGAGATGAACAGCACCCAGATGCGCAAGTACTGCATTCTCGACGACGAATGTGCAGCCCTCTTGCAGAAGACGTATGAACGAGACAGCCTTTCGGTTCGTGCCCGCTACAAGACGATCAAGCTTGCAAGGACGTTCGCCGACATTGATGCAAGCGAGCGCATCCAGAAAACACACCTCCTGAAGGCCCTCTTTTCCCGCGACCTGGAACGGGAGATGCGCCATGCATGA
- a CDS encoding single-stranded DNA-binding protein: MGDMNSLLKTAIDETQQVREGEIFFVKDLFKGYEWNRIPKRDRLMLGSLFLSYIGTQDCKVTVADKGASGQQRYLKQ, translated from the coding sequence ATGGGAGACATGAATTCCTTGTTGAAGACTGCGATCGATGAAACCCAGCAGGTTCGGGAAGGGGAGATCTTTTTTGTAAAGGATCTGTTCAAGGGATATGAGTGGAACCGAATTCCCAAACGGGACCGGCTCATGCTGGGTTCTCTGTTCCTCAGCTATATCGGCACCCAAGACTGCAAGGTGACAGTTGCCGATAAGGGAGCTTCGGGACAGCAGAGATACCTGAAGCAGTGA
- a CDS encoding transposase, which yields MKSIAEILGGCQMVFGISFDIQEVFEGYVTAEHRMFIQMLQVIEEFMPACERKESLLGRKGYDETAMIRSALAKQFFKIPTVTSLRNRLLSDPSLRQVCGFTSVPSEATFSRKFASHARQRLMEKALGPLVSSYLDGRIVGHVSRDSTAIEAREKAVNKKKEVIPRGKPGRPKKGSESKTKKQNVLQKQLGQTAEQAVEELNSQCSWGCKRNSQGNRNYWKGYKLHLDVTDSGIPVSTIVTGANVHDSQAAIPLERMTGQRIKHLYSLMDSAYDAKPIKDFIIGNGRVPIIDPNKRRKQQRVLSPCVA from the coding sequence ATGAAAAGCATAGCAGAAATCCTCGGCGGTTGCCAGATGGTATTCGGAATTTCTTTCGACATCCAAGAGGTTTTCGAAGGATATGTGACCGCCGAACATCGTATGTTCATCCAGATGCTGCAGGTGATAGAGGAATTTATGCCTGCATGCGAACGCAAGGAAAGCCTGCTCGGACGCAAGGGCTATGATGAGACGGCGATGATCCGTTCGGCCCTGGCCAAGCAGTTTTTCAAGATTCCCACCGTCACCTCGCTTCGCAACCGCCTGCTCAGCGATCCGTCGCTGCGGCAGGTCTGCGGGTTCACCTCCGTACCGAGTGAGGCCACCTTCAGCAGGAAATTTGCATCCCATGCACGCCAAAGACTCATGGAGAAGGCGCTGGGCCCCTTGGTAAGCTCCTATCTGGACGGCCGCATCGTGGGTCATGTCAGCCGGGACTCCACAGCCATCGAGGCGCGCGAGAAGGCCGTGAACAAGAAGAAGGAAGTGATCCCGAGGGGGAAACCCGGCAGGCCCAAGAAAGGCTCTGAGTCGAAAACCAAGAAGCAAAACGTTCTGCAGAAGCAACTTGGCCAGACTGCCGAACAGGCAGTCGAGGAATTGAACTCCCAGTGCAGCTGGGGATGCAAGCGCAACAGCCAGGGCAACCGCAACTATTGGAAGGGCTACAAGCTTCACCTGGATGTCACCGACAGCGGCATTCCCGTCAGCACCATCGTCACGGGTGCCAACGTACATGACAGCCAAGCGGCGATTCCCTTGGAGCGGATGACCGGGCAGCGGATCAAACACCTGTACTCGCTGATGGACAGCGCCTACGACGCAAAGCCCATCAAGGACTTCATCATCGGAAACGGCAGGGTGCCCATCATCGACCCGAACAAGCGGCGCAAGCAGCAACGGGTCCTCTCCCCCTGTGTAGCGTAA
- a CDS encoding DUF4917 family protein codes for MAKKVILDGEYFDDYLKVIDKLKRRADKDSSPFHLLLGNGFSIAYDKEIFSYNALFKEMERGKNPDLVKLFKVTNTSNFEIVMQQLDTLIKLGESFGANDDFLEELRKIRTQLKLELINTIDRLHPECVFDIPEGSIQKCGDFLKPYSSKPNSIISTNYDLLLYWVLMRYNGLSSIANDGFSYPYEERMNEDDFIRSNDTLVWGGMTDEQTVFYLHGALHLFDDNSDIIKEKYRDGQYIKQEIEKRINNNQYPIFVTEGDGDQKLQHIMHNGYLSNCYTHLKQIKGSLITLGFSFGESDRHILKALNEAARGDVRNRLNSVYVGVFSAEDKERIEKIRGQCFFKVNTFDARTVPLWK; via the coding sequence ATGGCTAAGAAAGTAATACTAGATGGCGAGTATTTTGATGATTACTTAAAAGTAATTGATAAATTGAAAAGACGTGCTGACAAAGATTCTTCTCCATTTCATCTGCTACTAGGTAATGGTTTTAGCATTGCATATGATAAAGAGATTTTTTCATATAATGCCCTTTTTAAAGAGATGGAAAGAGGTAAAAACCCTGATCTAGTCAAATTATTCAAGGTTACTAATACTTCGAATTTTGAGATAGTGATGCAGCAACTTGATACTTTAATAAAGTTGGGGGAGAGTTTTGGAGCAAATGATGACTTCTTGGAAGAATTGAGAAAAATACGAACTCAGCTAAAACTAGAATTAATTAATACGATAGACCGATTACATCCTGAATGCGTTTTTGACATTCCTGAAGGATCAATACAAAAATGTGGTGATTTTTTAAAACCATATTCTTCTAAGCCAAATTCAATAATTTCAACTAATTACGATTTATTACTTTATTGGGTATTAATGAGATACAATGGGCTTTCGTCCATCGCTAATGATGGCTTTTCATATCCCTATGAAGAACGGATGAATGAGGATGATTTTATTCGTTCTAACGATACATTGGTTTGGGGTGGGATGACCGATGAGCAAACTGTATTTTATCTTCATGGAGCTCTTCATTTGTTTGATGATAATAGTGATATAATCAAAGAAAAATATAGAGATGGTCAGTATATTAAGCAAGAAATTGAGAAAAGAATCAATAATAATCAATATCCTATTTTCGTGACAGAAGGGGATGGTGACCAGAAATTGCAACATATCATGCATAATGGTTATCTATCAAACTGTTATACACATCTAAAACAAATCAAAGGTAGTCTAATTACTTTAGGATTTAGCTTTGGTGAGTCAGATAGACATATTCTTAAAGCATTGAATGAAGCGGCTAGAGGTGATGTGAGAAATAGATTGAATAGTGTATATGTGGGAGTATTTTCTGCTGAAGATAAAGAAAGAATCGAAAAAATCAGGGGGCAATGTTTTTTCAAGGTAAATACATTCGATGCAAGAACTGTCCCTCTTTGGAAATGA
- a CDS encoding single-stranded DNA-binding protein, with product MGDMNSLLKTAIDETKHVREGEIFLVKDLFKGYEWNRIPKRDRLMLGSLFLSYIGTQDCKVTVADKGASGQQRYLKQ from the coding sequence ATGGGAGACATGAATTCCTTGTTGAAGACTGCGATCGATGAAACCAAGCACGTTCGGGAAGGGGAGATCTTTTTGGTAAAGGATCTGTTCAAGGGATATGAGTGGAACCGCATTCCCAAACGGGACCGGCTCATGCTGGGTTCCCTGTTCCTCAGCTATATCGGCACCCAAGACTGCAAGGTGACAGTTGCCGATAAGGGAGCTTCGGGACAGCAGAGATACCTGAAGCAGTGA
- a CDS encoding IS66 family transposase: MKDKKLRKEDLVKMQPDELAALVLNLTSIVQTQNEEIAELKELVKLKTAERYCPSSEQIGWLFQELEILDTVLSSQPEPDQTTEVAAHSRKVRERVNACSAPADAPICDVFHTEGAADTIVGKDGIVLTRVEDKIIDKLAMIPRKMVVERHHYPQYKALDVDAGKDGKKVLLPAKTSALGASPSLVAGVVVSKFDDHLPLYRQEEIFRREGYFLSRQKLASWVITYYEQLLPFIDYLKKRIYRSAFISKDETRVSVLNVKGPSGKVSKNGFMYITIGDTYDVQTRKTHSLVLLDYIQGRSREVLFEDMGKYGYTFHLMTDGLKGYLSYDKHCVCWVHAVRQLKKILKLNKHDIHALAILKEAAKLYDIDEQYRKMLRCGEIPVGQFLATRNVRGKMFLPECGRDVLLSHGNDVFHQCGNDVFLDYGKKVFQ; encoded by the coding sequence ATGAAAGACAAGAAGTTAAGGAAAGAAGATCTAGTAAAAATGCAGCCGGATGAACTGGCTGCGCTGGTGCTCAACCTTACTTCAATTGTCCAGACACAGAACGAGGAAATAGCAGAGCTCAAGGAGCTGGTCAAGCTCAAGACAGCCGAGCGCTACTGCCCCTCATCCGAACAGATAGGCTGGTTGTTCCAGGAGCTGGAGATTCTCGACACAGTGCTCTCCAGTCAGCCCGAGCCGGATCAGACCACCGAGGTCGCAGCCCACAGCCGAAAGGTCAGGGAGAGAGTCAATGCCTGCAGCGCCCCCGCCGATGCACCAATATGCGATGTGTTCCATACGGAAGGCGCCGCAGACACCATCGTAGGCAAGGACGGCATCGTCCTGACCAGGGTCGAGGACAAGATCATCGACAAGCTGGCGATGATTCCGCGCAAGATGGTAGTCGAACGCCATCACTACCCCCAGTACAAGGCCTTGGATGTGGATGCGGGCAAGGACGGCAAAAAAGTCCTGCTGCCTGCCAAGACATCGGCACTCGGGGCGTCCCCGAGCCTGGTGGCCGGCGTGGTGGTGAGCAAGTTCGACGACCACCTGCCCCTGTACCGGCAGGAGGAAATCTTCCGCAGGGAAGGCTACTTCCTCTCGAGGCAGAAGCTGGCCTCCTGGGTGATAACCTACTACGAGCAGCTGCTGCCCTTCATAGATTACCTGAAGAAACGGATCTACCGCTCGGCATTCATAAGCAAGGATGAGACCAGGGTGTCAGTGCTGAATGTGAAGGGCCCTTCGGGCAAGGTATCGAAAAACGGATTCATGTATATCACCATAGGCGACACCTACGACGTACAGACACGCAAGACCCACAGTCTCGTGCTGCTGGACTACATCCAGGGGCGTTCACGTGAGGTGCTGTTCGAGGATATGGGCAAGTACGGCTATACGTTCCACCTGATGACCGACGGACTGAAAGGCTATCTCTCCTACGACAAGCATTGCGTCTGCTGGGTCCATGCAGTACGCCAGCTGAAAAAGATACTCAAGCTCAACAAGCACGACATACACGCGCTGGCCATCCTCAAGGAAGCGGCCAAGCTTTATGACATCGATGAGCAGTACAGGAAGATGCTCCGTTGCGGGGAAATCCCTGTTGGACAGTTCCTTGCCACCAGGAATGTGAGAGGTAAGATGTTTTTACCGGAGTGCGGTAGGGATGTTTTGCTCTCTCACGGTAATGATGTTTTTCACCAGTGCGGTAATGATGTTTTTCTTGACTACGGTAAGAAGGTTTTTCAATAA
- a CDS encoding nucleotidyltransferase family protein yields the protein MICLILAAGYATRLYPLTENFPKPLLDVQGRTVLDWLLSDVDRIEGIGKYVVVSNHKFYDHFTAWKESCSLSHPVVVLDDGSTDNPNRLGAVKDILFAIEEQEIDEDLLVLAGDNLLDFSLSGFVPFFREKQATCIMRHYEPSLAALQRTGVATIDSSDKVLLMEEKPKEPKSNWAVPPFYVYKREDLPLIRKAIESGCNTDAPGSFIAWLCSHTPVYAYPMPGKRWDIGNLQSYEQVKQEFDGSRLPKQ from the coding sequence ATGATCTGCCTCATCCTCGCAGCCGGCTATGCAACCCGGCTTTATCCTTTGACCGAGAACTTTCCCAAGCCCCTCTTGGATGTACAGGGAAGGACCGTCCTTGACTGGCTCCTCTCTGATGTCGATCGCATCGAAGGGATCGGGAAGTATGTGGTTGTCTCCAACCACAAGTTCTATGATCACTTCACTGCTTGGAAAGAGAGCTGTTCTCTCTCCCATCCTGTCGTCGTTCTCGATGACGGCTCTACCGACAACCCCAACAGGCTTGGTGCGGTGAAGGACATTCTCTTCGCCATAGAAGAGCAGGAAATCGACGAGGACCTGCTCGTCCTGGCAGGGGACAACCTCCTCGACTTCTCCCTCTCCGGTTTCGTCCCCTTCTTTAGAGAGAAGCAGGCCACGTGCATCATGCGCCACTATGAACCGTCCTTGGCTGCACTGCAGAGAACAGGGGTGGCAACCATTGATTCTTCGGACAAGGTGTTGTTGATGGAGGAGAAACCCAAGGAGCCCAAGAGCAACTGGGCAGTCCCTCCCTTCTATGTCTACAAGAGGGAGGACCTTCCTCTTATACGCAAGGCCATAGAATCAGGGTGCAACACCGACGCCCCCGGCTCCTTCATAGCATGGCTGTGCAGCCATACTCCGGTCTATGCCTATCCCATGCCTGGAAAGCGCTGGGACATAGGAAACCTGCAAAGCTACGAGCAGGTCAAACAGGAGTTCGACGGCTCCCGTCTTCCCAAGCAATAA
- the istB gene encoding IS21-like element helper ATPase IstB — translation MMMTSTIRIQRREEISDMCRKLFLSQQLVALCQQATPRQEEFLHDVLSMEVESRERSKRSRLLNRARFPMPKSMEGYDYSHVRLPPSITRVELEGCEFIGRKTNLVCYGPVGTGKTHMAIALGMKACEMGLAARFYTVTELVLKLAEARKNGVLERLVSDIRRLDLLILDEWGYVPVDKEGSQLLFRIISDSYESKSLILTTNLEFSKWGGIFTDQQMAAAMIDRLIHHGHLLVFEGQSYRMEHALMRKTASERSKGGDEHGR, via the coding sequence ATGATGATGACTTCAACCATCCGCATCCAACGTAGGGAAGAGATATCGGACATGTGCCGGAAACTGTTCCTTTCCCAACAACTGGTAGCGTTGTGCCAGCAGGCAACGCCGAGGCAGGAAGAGTTCCTGCATGACGTGCTGTCAATGGAGGTGGAGAGCCGGGAACGCTCAAAACGCTCCAGGCTGCTCAACCGGGCCCGGTTTCCCATGCCCAAGAGCATGGAAGGCTACGACTATTCTCATGTGCGCCTGCCGCCTTCCATTACCAGGGTGGAACTGGAAGGCTGCGAATTCATTGGCAGGAAGACCAACCTGGTCTGCTATGGACCGGTGGGAACCGGGAAAACGCATATGGCCATAGCACTGGGGATGAAGGCCTGCGAGATGGGCCTTGCAGCCCGGTTCTATACGGTGACCGAGCTGGTGCTGAAACTGGCCGAGGCACGGAAGAACGGAGTCTTGGAACGCTTGGTGTCGGACATACGCAGACTGGATCTGCTCATTCTTGATGAGTGGGGGTACGTACCGGTGGACAAGGAGGGGTCCCAGCTCCTGTTCCGCATCATCAGCGACAGCTACGAGAGCAAAAGCCTCATTCTTACGACGAACCTCGAGTTTTCCAAGTGGGGTGGCATCTTCACCGACCAGCAGATGGCTGCAGCAATGATCGACAGGCTCATCCACCATGGGCACCTGCTTGTGTTCGAGGGGCAGAGCTACCGGATGGAGCATGCATTGATGCGGAAGACCGCATCCGAGCGGTCGAAAGGGGGTGACGAACATGGTCGTTGA
- the tnpB gene encoding IS66 family insertion sequence element accessory protein TnpB (TnpB, as the term is used for proteins encoded by IS66 family insertion elements, is considered an accessory protein, since TnpC, encoded by a neighboring gene, is a DDE family transposase.), which produces MKPGITDMRKGSPSLAYIVQNEMKLEPFSKAVFLFCGGTKRTIKAIVWDRNGWIEIIKRLECGSAFKWPNTEEEALQIEISDILLLLKGYDVFRRFPVLSPRYVG; this is translated from the coding sequence ATTAAACCCGGCATAACAGACATGAGGAAAGGGTCACCCAGCCTGGCATACATCGTTCAGAACGAGATGAAGCTCGAACCCTTTTCCAAGGCGGTCTTCCTGTTCTGCGGCGGAACCAAGCGAACAATCAAAGCGATCGTTTGGGACCGTAACGGCTGGATTGAGATCATCAAGCGGCTTGAATGCGGCTCGGCATTCAAATGGCCAAACACGGAAGAAGAAGCTTTGCAGATTGAAATCTCCGACATTCTGTTGTTGCTCAAGGGCTATGATGTCTTCAGGCGGTTCCCGGTTCTCAGCCCGAGGTATGTAGGCTAA
- a CDS encoding galactokinase family protein, translating into MPQTLEKHFKTLYPWAESSDIHTSYAPYRVCPLGAHIDHQYGIITGFALDKGVTLRFLLSTDGAVNLDSLNFPEHVSFDLGNIGEKQGNWGDYAKGAAFALSQKYQLRNGIKGVVRGTLPVGGLSSSAAVVLCYLNALCLANDITLTPSELIKTALFAENGYVGINVGKLDQSCEVLCKKQHLLALDTKDDSYTLIPAPDTLGRFEIAIFYSGVSRVLGSGYNTRVDEAKSAAYSLKALSGMEYGLYKDTRLRDVPPLVYEEYRDRLPEVFAKRAQHYYTEMDRVEKGIEAWKRGDLREFGKLVFASGYSSIHAWETGSPELRAIYEITEHVQGIYGCRFSGAGFKGCCMALVDPACKKEIEEQVTREYLQQFPQYKDLFSVHFCSTDDGVRVE; encoded by the coding sequence ATGCCGCAGACATTGGAAAAACACTTCAAGACACTGTACCCCTGGGCTGAAAGCTCTGACATTCATACCTCCTATGCTCCTTACCGGGTCTGTCCCCTTGGAGCCCACATCGATCACCAATACGGCATCATCACCGGCTTTGCTTTGGACAAGGGCGTAACCCTCCGATTCCTTCTCTCCACCGATGGTGCGGTGAACCTCGACAGCCTGAACTTTCCCGAGCATGTTTCCTTCGATCTGGGAAACATCGGGGAGAAGCAGGGAAACTGGGGGGACTATGCAAAGGGTGCAGCCTTTGCCTTATCCCAGAAGTACCAGCTGAGAAACGGTATCAAGGGCGTGGTGAGGGGAACCCTCCCGGTGGGAGGGCTCTCCTCCTCTGCTGCAGTGGTTCTCTGCTACCTCAACGCTCTCTGTCTTGCAAACGATATTACCCTTACTCCTTCCGAGTTGATCAAGACAGCCTTGTTTGCAGAGAACGGGTATGTGGGAATCAACGTGGGCAAGCTTGATCAGTCGTGCGAGGTGTTGTGCAAAAAGCAGCACCTCCTCGCCCTTGATACCAAGGACGATTCCTATACACTCATTCCCGCCCCGGACACCCTGGGCAGGTTTGAGATAGCAATCTTCTACTCAGGTGTCTCCCGTGTCCTGGGTAGTGGATACAACACCAGGGTGGATGAGGCCAAGAGTGCTGCATACAGCCTCAAGGCTCTCTCGGGTATGGAGTACGGCTTGTACAAGGATACAAGGCTCAGGGATGTCCCTCCCTTGGTGTATGAAGAGTACAGGGACAGGCTTCCTGAAGTATTTGCCAAGAGGGCACAGCACTACTATACGGAGATGGACAGGGTAGAGAAGGGTATAGAGGCATGGAAGAGGGGAGACCTGAGGGAGTTCGGAAAGCTTGTGTTTGCCTCAGGGTACAGTTCCATCCATGCATGGGAGACGGGCTCTCCCGAGCTCAGGGCCATCTATGAGATAACAGAGCATGTGCAGGGTATCTATGGATGCAGGTTCAGTGGAGCAGGCTTCAAGGGATGCTGCATGGCTCTTGTAGATCCTGCTTGTAAGAAAGAGATAGAGGAACAAGTAACAAGAGAATACCTACAGCAGTTCCCCCAATACAAGGACTTGTTCTCCGTCCATTTCTGCAGTACTGATGATGGGGTGAGGGTGGAGTGA